Proteins co-encoded in one Halorussus vallis genomic window:
- a CDS encoding IclR family transcriptional regulator encodes MANVPIQSTTTTFGIVEALKELGEAGVTEIAEVAGTSKSATYKHLDTLRRLGYVQKDDGHYELGLRFFELGNGVRERNELYRIARPPVDNLAATTGETVFLVVEENGDAVCIYEARPGNEARATASGGRREPLVESIAGRALLAYRPESDVRECVPDDYDGDQVRTLRSELRHIRDRHLAIERSGSEDGRNSVAVPIRNADDYSVGALVVSGSAASLSGKRLEEDITGLVVSTAKSIEVDHAQ; translated from the coding sequence ATGGCTAACGTACCCATACAATCGACGACCACCACGTTCGGCATCGTAGAAGCACTCAAGGAACTCGGCGAAGCGGGCGTCACCGAAATCGCGGAGGTCGCGGGTACGTCCAAGAGCGCGACGTACAAACACCTCGATACGCTGCGCCGCCTCGGCTACGTGCAGAAAGACGATGGACACTACGAACTCGGACTACGCTTTTTCGAATTAGGAAACGGAGTCCGCGAGCGAAACGAACTGTACCGAATCGCTCGGCCACCGGTCGACAATCTCGCCGCGACGACCGGCGAGACGGTCTTCCTCGTGGTGGAGGAAAACGGGGACGCGGTTTGCATCTACGAGGCGCGGCCGGGGAACGAGGCCCGTGCGACTGCGTCCGGTGGACGACGGGAACCGCTTGTCGAATCGATCGCCGGCCGGGCGCTTCTCGCGTACCGACCGGAGTCCGACGTTCGAGAGTGCGTTCCAGACGATTACGACGGGGACCAGGTTCGGACTCTCCGCTCCGAACTCCGTCACATCAGGGATCGACACCTGGCGATCGAACGAAGCGGCTCCGAAGATGGCCGGAACAGCGTCGCAGTGCCCATTCGAAATGCCGACGACTACTCCGTCGGCGCGCTCGTGGTTAGCGGTTCGGCCGCGAGCCTGTCGGGCAAACGCCTCGAAGAAGACATAACCGGCCTCGTCGTCAGCACGGCGAAGAGCATCGAAGTCGACCACGCCCAGTAG
- a CDS encoding ABC transporter ATP-binding protein, which yields MSGVSFTDVRKEYGGSIVAVDDFDLEIEDGEFVSIVGPSGSGKSTLLRMVAGLEEITDGTIEISDRVVNGVDPQNRGVAMVFQNYALYPHMNVRKNMSYGLKLTTDMSDDQIDRRVEEAAEMMGIENLLDKKPGNLSGGQQQRVATGRAIVRDPDAFLMDEPLSNLDAKLKIHMRTELQRIHDDLETTTLYVTHDQEEAMTMSDRIVILANGQCQQVGTPEEVYHEPANEFVAGFIGSPSMNIYDVRLEDRALVNEVIRYELTEETASQIETNRTNDHLRLGIRPEHVEISENPAEGDLTANVDVVEPIGSDYYVYLTMGDLEGTVRITDRWHPDPGEDVGITFDESDIHVFDRETEENLLIERDRDLAAV from the coding sequence ATGAGTGGTGTTAGCTTTACCGACGTCAGAAAGGAGTACGGCGGGTCTATCGTCGCCGTCGACGACTTCGACCTCGAAATCGAGGACGGCGAGTTCGTATCGATCGTCGGCCCGTCCGGGTCGGGGAAGTCGACATTACTCCGGATGGTCGCCGGCCTCGAAGAGATAACCGACGGGACGATAGAGATCAGCGACCGCGTGGTCAACGGCGTCGACCCGCAGAACCGGGGCGTCGCGATGGTGTTCCAGAACTACGCGCTGTACCCCCACATGAACGTTCGCAAGAACATGTCCTACGGGCTGAAGCTGACCACCGACATGTCCGACGACCAGATCGACCGCCGCGTCGAGGAGGCCGCCGAGATGATGGGCATCGAGAATCTGCTCGACAAGAAGCCCGGAAATCTCTCGGGAGGACAACAACAGCGGGTGGCCACCGGGCGGGCCATCGTCCGCGACCCCGATGCGTTCCTGATGGACGAACCGCTGTCGAACCTCGACGCCAAACTCAAGATTCACATGCGGACGGAACTGCAGCGGATCCACGACGATCTCGAAACCACGACGCTGTACGTCACCCACGACCAGGAAGAGGCGATGACGATGAGCGACCGGATCGTCATCCTGGCGAACGGGCAGTGCCAGCAGGTCGGAACGCCCGAAGAGGTCTATCACGAACCCGCGAACGAGTTCGTCGCCGGTTTCATCGGGAGTCCGTCGATGAACATCTACGACGTCAGGTTGGAGGACCGGGCGCTGGTCAACGAGGTGATTCGGTACGAACTCACGGAGGAAACCGCGTCTCAAATCGAGACGAACCGCACAAACGACCATCTCCGCCTCGGCATCCGCCCCGAACACGTGGAAATCTCCGAGAACCCCGCGGAAGGAGACTTGACTGCGAACGTCGACGTCGTCGAACCCATCGGGAGCGACTACTACGTCTACCTCACCATGGGTGACCTGGAGGGTACCGTCCGCATCACCGACCGGTGGCATCCGGACCCGGGCGAGGACGTCGGGATTACGTTCGACGAGTCCGACATCCACGTCTTCGACCGCGAGACGGAGGAGAACCTGCTCATAGAGCGCGACCGGGACCTGGCAGCGGTGTAA
- a CDS encoding ABC transporter substrate-binding protein, which yields MSAAGAAGLAGCMGGNDGNGKESTKSGENVGNVNGGKTTTIKFWTLFGGGDGKAMKALVDEFNKQHDGIQIKRQRLPWDKYYDKLYTSLTGGNPPDLGVIHATRLAKYKDVVMPLGDHLGSGEGDKYVQSIWKKTQVDGKRLALPLDTHPVGLYYNKDIFEKAGLDSASPPTNFKELKDASNAIVSKTDKYAFNPGPYAGSSLLRTYLAFLNQHGGKLLTDDKSKAAFNDKHGLAVANFYSDLTGKWNWDKANSSEDRGTKAFRAGDLAMTVNGTWYYGVAKEQKFKWGMAKPFVGPGGSGSGPAWANSHTLAVPYKKNRSKAKTKAAVTAAKWLTQQNQKWGTIAGHLPASKSVLESKKLRNAAVWDKTLSTFYEMASNDQLVYMPQTKSITEYKEPIWKALEKIYSHKSKPKPALSKAEKEVNGILGK from the coding sequence GTGAGTGCGGCCGGTGCGGCCGGCCTCGCCGGATGCATGGGCGGCAACGACGGGAACGGCAAAGAGTCGACCAAGAGCGGCGAGAACGTCGGCAACGTCAACGGCGGGAAGACGACCACCATCAAGTTCTGGACGCTGTTCGGCGGCGGCGACGGGAAGGCGATGAAAGCGCTGGTCGACGAGTTCAACAAACAGCACGACGGCATCCAGATCAAGCGCCAGCGGCTTCCGTGGGACAAGTACTACGACAAACTGTACACGTCGCTGACGGGCGGGAATCCCCCGGACCTCGGCGTGATCCACGCGACCCGACTCGCGAAGTACAAGGACGTCGTGATGCCGCTGGGCGATCACCTCGGATCAGGCGAGGGCGACAAGTACGTCCAGTCGATTTGGAAGAAGACGCAAGTCGACGGTAAGCGTCTCGCGCTTCCCCTCGACACCCATCCGGTCGGCCTCTATTACAACAAGGACATCTTCGAGAAGGCCGGTCTTGACTCGGCGAGTCCGCCGACGAACTTCAAGGAGCTCAAGGACGCGTCGAACGCGATCGTCTCGAAGACGGACAAGTACGCGTTCAACCCCGGTCCGTACGCCGGATCGTCGCTGTTGCGCACGTACCTCGCGTTCCTCAACCAGCACGGGGGGAAGCTCCTGACCGACGACAAGTCGAAGGCCGCGTTCAACGACAAACACGGTCTGGCGGTCGCGAACTTCTACTCCGACCTGACCGGCAAGTGGAACTGGGACAAGGCCAACTCGAGCGAAGACCGCGGTACCAAGGCGTTCCGCGCCGGCGACCTCGCGATGACCGTCAACGGAACGTGGTACTACGGCGTCGCCAAGGAGCAGAAGTTCAAGTGGGGCATGGCCAAACCGTTCGTCGGTCCCGGCGGGAGCGGAAGCGGACCCGCGTGGGCGAACAGCCACACCCTCGCGGTCCCGTACAAGAAGAACCGGAGCAAAGCGAAGACCAAGGCGGCCGTCACGGCCGCGAAGTGGCTCACCCAGCAGAACCAGAAGTGGGGCACCATCGCCGGCCACCTGCCGGCGAGCAAGTCGGTCCTCGAGTCGAAGAAGCTTCGGAACGCGGCCGTCTGGGACAAGACTCTGAGCACGTTCTACGAGATGGCGTCGAACGACCAACTGGTGTACATGCCCCAGACCAAGTCCATCACCGAGTACAAAGAACCCATCTGGAAGGCCTTAGAGAAGATTTACTCGCACAAGTCGAAGCCCAAGCCGGCCCTCAGCAAGGCCGAGAAAGAAGTCAACGGCATCCTGGGTAAGTAG
- a CDS encoding carbohydrate ABC transporter permease — MNVDRETVEGVLFALPYLLVFSVFLLYPLLKGLRMSLYDWNPIFPSQSEFIWFQNYVRMFNDPVFWTSVKNTFYFVVLTVPPLVVLGLLLALGVNREVKGQRFLRAVFFSPYILTVSVVALVWMEIFAPQYGLLNYYLELFVASAPAWLSSYLFAMPAVAIATIWWTLGFNFVILFSARQNVPERLYEAAKLDGASNWRMLRDITIPQMKPALVFVTIVQFIASFQIFGQVYIMTGGGPGNSTQTLVMYLYEIAFQQHEFGYAAAVGYFLFAVLITVSLANYFLLGGDQ, encoded by the coding sequence GTGAACGTCGACCGAGAGACGGTCGAAGGGGTGCTGTTCGCGCTCCCGTATCTGCTCGTCTTCAGCGTCTTCCTGCTGTACCCGCTGCTGAAGGGGCTCCGGATGAGCCTGTACGACTGGAACCCGATCTTCCCGTCACAGTCCGAGTTCATCTGGTTCCAGAACTACGTGCGGATGTTCAACGACCCGGTGTTCTGGACCTCGGTGAAGAACACGTTCTACTTCGTCGTGCTGACCGTCCCGCCGCTGGTCGTCCTCGGCCTGCTGTTGGCGCTCGGCGTCAACCGGGAGGTGAAGGGCCAGCGGTTCCTCCGGGCGGTCTTCTTCAGCCCGTACATCCTGACCGTGTCGGTCGTCGCGCTGGTCTGGATGGAGATATTCGCGCCGCAGTACGGCCTCCTCAACTACTACCTGGAGCTGTTCGTGGCCAGCGCGCCGGCGTGGTTGAGTTCGTACCTGTTCGCGATGCCAGCGGTCGCCATCGCGACCATCTGGTGGACGCTGGGGTTCAACTTCGTGATCCTGTTCTCGGCTCGTCAGAACGTGCCGGAGCGACTGTACGAGGCCGCGAAGCTCGACGGTGCCAGCAACTGGCGGATGCTCCGGGACATCACCATCCCGCAGATGAAACCCGCGCTCGTGTTCGTGACGATCGTGCAGTTCATCGCGTCGTTCCAGATCTTCGGCCAGGTCTACATCATGACGGGCGGCGGTCCCGGTAACTCGACCCAGACCCTCGTGATGTACCTGTACGAAATCGCGTTCCAGCAACACGAGTTCGGATACGCCGCCGCGGTCGGCTACTTTCTGTTCGCGGTGCTGATCACGGTTTCGCTCGCCAACTACTTCCTCCTCGGAGGTGACCAATGA
- a CDS encoding carbohydrate ABC transporter permease, whose product MTEQPTHRTEASNEDLESRLRTAGLYVALYGAAFLFLLPYLWMISTSLKPKGQLFSQVPHWIPSEITFAWYRQVLTQSLIVEWTINTFIIAVSTTVLVLVVDSLIAFSLTRLDWPGKNVVLAVIVASFMVPTYVNIVPLYTLVSELGLLNNYLAVILPLTAGPLGVFLLVQFFRDFPDEVEEAARLDGFSSFQIYTRLVLPLMKSPLTALALFTFVTSWNNFLWPLLVLQSNKLYTLPIGLVTLSNSQVFQPGLAMAATLIASLPLFIVFLMLQDYLINAIQIQGTTG is encoded by the coding sequence ATGACCGAGCAACCCACTCACCGGACCGAAGCGTCGAACGAGGACCTCGAGAGCCGGCTCCGCACGGCAGGCCTCTACGTCGCGCTGTACGGCGCCGCGTTCCTGTTCCTGCTGCCGTACCTCTGGATGATCTCGACGTCACTGAAGCCGAAGGGTCAGCTGTTCTCGCAGGTCCCCCACTGGATTCCGAGCGAGATCACGTTCGCGTGGTACAGGCAGGTCCTCACGCAGTCACTGATCGTCGAGTGGACCATCAACACGTTCATCATCGCCGTGAGCACCACGGTGCTGGTGCTGGTCGTCGACTCGCTGATCGCGTTCTCGCTGACCCGACTCGACTGGCCGGGCAAGAACGTCGTGCTCGCGGTCATCGTCGCGAGCTTCATGGTGCCGACCTACGTCAACATCGTGCCGCTGTACACGCTGGTGTCGGAGCTCGGACTGCTGAACAACTACCTCGCGGTCATTCTCCCGCTCACGGCCGGCCCGCTCGGGGTGTTCCTGCTCGTGCAGTTCTTCCGGGACTTCCCCGACGAGGTCGAGGAGGCCGCCCGGCTCGACGGCTTCTCCTCGTTCCAGATCTACACGAGACTCGTGTTGCCGCTGATGAAGTCGCCGCTGACGGCGCTCGCACTGTTCACGTTCGTCACGAGCTGGAACAACTTCCTGTGGCCGCTGCTGGTACTGCAGTCGAACAAGCTCTACACGCTCCCGATCGGACTGGTGACGCTCTCGAACAGTCAGGTGTTCCAACCCGGCCTCGCGATGGCGGCCACGCTCATCGCGTCCCTGCCGCTGTTCATCGTGTTCCTGATGCTCCAGGACTACCTGATCAACGCGATCCAGATCCAGGGGACTACGGGATGA
- a CDS encoding glycoside hydrolase family 2 protein, whose product MTMEVDHDETYRTQTDLSGEWEFAPDPDDVGWAEGWYEPDAAWTDRETRSVEVPHSWQELDDYRDYAGAVWYRRAFDAEAPREGERAFLRFAAVDYEATVYVNGTELGTHRGGYLPFEFDATEALEPGENVVSVRVHDPEDISEIPHGKQGEPWYTRVSGIWGDVEFAVRPATRVERAAATPDLDDDTVSVALDVVSGQYESSDLEARVTVSEDGDRVATETVDLGETAEVTLSIDEPTYWTLETPHLYDLQVRLSADGGTVDRFADYFGMRSFETDGDRFLLNGEPIRIRGALDQAYYPETLYRPFSDDLFEREIETAKELGFNLLRKHIKPAHPDFVEAADRLGILVWEEPANPSVDTERSRTELREQFVGLVERDYNAPSVVVWSLYNEEWGLGGHEDEESLWTDAEKQSYLADFYEEASELDPTRLVCDNSGWAHVATDVNDYHRYFVSPDRAAAWSEDLDHMLAHPADNYGATKTDPDETPIVLSEFGTWGFPDLPALREQYDGDPPWFDHEFFDDPIKRPAGVDDRHGETTLPDVYDGYDALADAWQEREYASVKDVIEQTRIRDGVAGYVITEFSDIEWEFNGILEYDRTEKSFADAFAAVNDAVMVRLSPARRSAWDDETIPVSVTVVNDTTEALDATLSWEAGDRSGSLPVEVDGFDATTVEDAFAVEAADVDAVARTEVRAELSTDVAPAHSTEPVWFVERSTDDGADVDGEGDDPLIFVRGALAPELAADGFDVQHDLTDEVDVAVVSAVDETVRSFAESGGAVVQVPEQDGGMDGGGPFEFRDLPATESWNLVASFHYADSPLFESLTDDGRLGWAFDDLYPYAVASDVDADVDAVHAGYVEGWLANFAGSLVTRTVGDGTVTACTFRVPDRYGSNPVGTILINRLLKSLAHR is encoded by the coding sequence ATGACGATGGAAGTCGATCACGACGAAACGTATCGCACGCAAACCGACCTCTCCGGCGAGTGGGAGTTCGCCCCCGACCCCGACGACGTCGGATGGGCGGAGGGGTGGTACGAACCCGACGCCGCCTGGACCGACCGCGAGACGCGCTCGGTCGAGGTGCCCCACTCTTGGCAGGAACTGGACGACTACCGCGATTACGCCGGCGCCGTCTGGTACCGACGCGCGTTCGACGCCGAGGCGCCGCGGGAAGGCGAGCGGGCGTTCCTCCGGTTCGCCGCGGTCGACTACGAGGCGACCGTCTACGTGAACGGGACGGAACTGGGCACCCACCGGGGCGGCTACCTCCCGTTCGAGTTCGACGCCACCGAGGCCCTCGAACCCGGCGAGAACGTCGTCTCGGTCAGGGTCCACGACCCCGAGGACATCTCCGAGATTCCTCACGGGAAGCAGGGCGAACCGTGGTATACGCGCGTCAGCGGCATCTGGGGCGACGTCGAGTTCGCAGTTCGCCCGGCGACCCGGGTCGAACGCGCGGCGGCCACGCCCGACCTCGACGACGACACCGTCAGCGTCGCTCTCGACGTCGTTTCCGGGCAGTACGAGTCGTCCGACCTCGAGGCCCGCGTGACGGTTTCAGAGGACGGCGACCGCGTCGCGACGGAGACGGTCGACCTCGGGGAGACGGCGGAGGTCACCCTCTCCATCGACGAGCCGACGTACTGGACGCTGGAGACGCCACACCTCTACGACCTCCAAGTTCGGCTGTCGGCCGACGGCGGAACCGTCGACCGGTTCGCCGACTACTTCGGCATGCGGAGCTTCGAAACCGACGGCGACCGGTTCCTGCTCAACGGCGAACCGATTCGGATTCGGGGCGCCCTCGACCAGGCGTACTACCCCGAGACGCTGTACCGGCCGTTCTCCGACGACCTGTTCGAGCGCGAGATCGAGACGGCCAAGGAGCTCGGATTCAACCTGCTTCGCAAGCACATCAAGCCCGCCCACCCCGACTTCGTCGAGGCGGCCGACCGCCTCGGCATCCTCGTCTGGGAGGAGCCGGCCAACCCGTCCGTGGACACCGAGCGGTCCCGGACGGAGCTACGCGAGCAGTTCGTCGGACTCGTCGAGCGGGACTACAACGCCCCGAGCGTCGTCGTCTGGAGCCTCTACAACGAGGAGTGGGGGCTCGGCGGTCACGAGGACGAGGAGTCGCTCTGGACCGACGCCGAGAAACAGTCGTACCTCGCGGACTTCTACGAAGAGGCGAGCGAACTCGACCCGACCCGACTCGTCTGTGACAACTCGGGGTGGGCTCACGTCGCCACCGACGTCAACGACTACCACCGCTACTTCGTGAGCCCCGACCGCGCGGCCGCCTGGAGCGAGGACTTAGACCACATGCTCGCCCACCCCGCCGACAACTACGGCGCCACCAAAACGGATCCCGACGAGACGCCGATCGTCCTCTCCGAGTTCGGGACGTGGGGGTTCCCCGACCTGCCGGCGCTCCGCGAGCAGTACGATGGCGACCCGCCGTGGTTCGACCACGAGTTCTTCGACGACCCCATCAAGCGTCCGGCGGGCGTCGACGACCGACACGGAGAGACGACGCTCCCCGACGTGTACGACGGGTACGACGCGCTCGCCGACGCCTGGCAGGAACGCGAGTACGCGTCCGTCAAGGACGTCATCGAGCAGACCCGGATTCGCGACGGTGTCGCGGGGTACGTCATCACGGAGTTCTCGGACATCGAGTGGGAGTTCAACGGAATCCTGGAGTACGACCGCACCGAGAAGTCGTTCGCCGACGCGTTCGCGGCGGTCAACGACGCGGTGATGGTTCGGTTGTCCCCCGCACGCCGGTCGGCGTGGGACGACGAGACGATTCCCGTCTCCGTCACGGTCGTCAACGATACGACGGAGGCCCTCGACGCGACGCTGTCGTGGGAGGCCGGCGACCGGTCGGGGTCGCTTCCCGTCGAGGTGGACGGCTTCGACGCCACGACCGTCGAGGATGCGTTCGCGGTCGAGGCGGCCGACGTCGACGCGGTCGCCCGGACCGAGGTACGCGCGGAACTGTCGACTGACGTCGCTCCCGCGCATTCGACCGAACCTGTCTGGTTCGTCGAGCGTTCGACCGACGACGGGGCGGACGTTGACGGGGAGGGTGACGACCCTCTCATCTTCGTCCGCGGTGCGCTCGCGCCCGAACTCGCGGCGGACGGATTCGACGTTCAGCACGACCTCACCGACGAGGTCGACGTTGCGGTCGTCTCGGCGGTCGACGAAACCGTCCGCTCGTTCGCCGAGTCGGGCGGCGCGGTCGTCCAGGTGCCCGAGCAGGACGGCGGCATGGACGGCGGCGGTCCCTTCGAGTTCCGGGACCTCCCCGCGACCGAAAGCTGGAACCTCGTCGCCTCGTTCCACTACGCCGACTCGCCGCTGTTCGAATCGTTGACCGACGACGGGCGCCTCGGCTGGGCGTTCGACGATCTCTACCCCTACGCCGTCGCCTCGGACGTCGACGCGGACGTCGACGCGGTTCACGCCGGGTACGTCGAGGGCTGGCTCGCCAACTTCGCCGGGTCGCTCGTCACCCGGACCGTCGGCGACGGGACGGTCACCGCCTGCACGTTCCGGGTCCCCGACCGCTACGGGTCGAACCCGGTCGGGACAATCCTTATCAATCGCTTGCTGAAATCACTAGCTCACCGATGA
- the dgoD gene encoding galactonate dehydratase: MKITDYELMEVPPRWLFLKVTTSDGTVGWGEPVVEGRAKTVRAAVEELMDNYLIGEDPLPIEKHWQTMYRGGFYRGGPVLMSAIAGIDQALWDIKGKHFGAPVYELLGGRARERIRVYQWIGGDRPADVGDAAKEKVDAGFTALKMNATSELRFVDTPAAVESAVDRLAQVREAVGDEVDIGVDFHGRVPKPMAKRLVKALEPYEPFFVEEPVLPEHNDALPDIAAHTTTPIATGERMYSRWDFKEVFESGAVDVIQPDLSHAGGITEVKKIASMAEAYDVAVAPHCPLGPIALASCVQVDACSPNTLIQEQSLDIHYNETSDVLDYLADPDVFDYHEGYIEMPTDPGLGIEIDEETVRERAEHEVDWHNPVWHRDDGSVAEW, from the coding sequence ATGAAGATCACCGACTACGAACTGATGGAAGTACCGCCCCGGTGGCTGTTCCTGAAGGTCACCACCAGCGACGGCACCGTCGGCTGGGGCGAACCGGTCGTCGAGGGGCGCGCGAAGACGGTGCGCGCGGCCGTCGAGGAACTGATGGACAACTACCTCATCGGGGAGGACCCGCTCCCGATCGAGAAGCACTGGCAGACGATGTACCGCGGAGGCTTCTATCGCGGCGGACCCGTGCTGATGTCGGCCATCGCGGGCATCGACCAAGCGCTCTGGGACATCAAGGGCAAGCACTTCGGCGCGCCCGTCTACGAACTGCTCGGCGGGCGCGCCCGCGAACGCATCAGGGTCTATCAGTGGATCGGCGGCGACCGACCCGCCGACGTGGGCGACGCGGCCAAGGAGAAAGTCGACGCCGGCTTCACCGCGCTGAAGATGAACGCCACGTCCGAACTCCGGTTCGTCGACACTCCGGCGGCGGTCGAGTCGGCCGTCGACCGCCTCGCGCAGGTCCGCGAGGCGGTCGGCGACGAGGTCGACATCGGCGTCGACTTCCACGGTCGCGTGCCGAAGCCGATGGCCAAGCGGTTGGTGAAGGCGCTCGAACCCTACGAGCCGTTCTTCGTCGAGGAACCGGTGCTGCCCGAGCACAACGACGCCCTTCCCGACATCGCCGCCCACACGACGACGCCCATCGCGACTGGCGAGCGGATGTACTCGCGGTGGGACTTCAAGGAGGTGTTCGAATCGGGCGCGGTCGACGTCATCCAACCGGACCTGAGTCACGCCGGCGGCATCACCGAGGTCAAGAAGATCGCCAGCATGGCCGAGGCCTACGACGTCGCCGTCGCCCCTCACTGCCCGCTCGGGCCCATCGCGCTGGCCTCCTGCGTGCAGGTCGACGCCTGCTCGCCGAACACGCTCATTCAGGAGCAGAGCCTCGACATCCACTACAACGAAACCAGCGACGTGCTGGACTACCTCGCCGACCCCGACGTGTTCGACTACCACGAGGGCTACATCGAGATGCCGACCGACCCTGGCCTCGGCATCGAGATCGACGAGGAAACCGTCCGGGAGCGCGCCGAACACGAGGTCGACTGGCACAACCCCGTCTGGCACCGCGACGACGGGTCCGTCGCGGAGTGGTGA
- a CDS encoding SDR family NAD(P)-dependent oxidoreductase — MTGESASGRFEGETVVVTGSTRGIGEGTVRRFAEEGADVVVTGRTREDGERVVAEIREEGGDATFVPADMRDPNDIAALFEATDDAFGGVDVLVNNAGVQTETAADEADVDDWEFVLETDFRSYWLCAKHAREYMDEGAIVNVSSNHAHLTMPSHFPYNAVKAGIDGMTRAMALDFGPDVRVNTVNPGWVAIERTTDGMDPEYRRELASIHPVGRIGTPEDVAGAVTFLASDDAAFVTGANLLVDGGRTAVMQDDTLPDYRARR, encoded by the coding sequence GTGACGGGTGAATCCGCGTCCGGCAGGTTCGAAGGCGAGACGGTCGTCGTCACGGGGTCGACCCGCGGCATCGGAGAGGGGACCGTCCGTCGGTTCGCCGAGGAGGGCGCCGACGTCGTCGTCACCGGGCGCACTCGCGAAGACGGCGAGCGCGTGGTCGCCGAGATTCGCGAGGAAGGCGGCGACGCGACGTTCGTCCCGGCCGACATGCGCGACCCCAACGACATCGCGGCCCTGTTCGAGGCGACCGACGACGCGTTCGGCGGCGTCGACGTCCTCGTGAACAACGCGGGCGTCCAGACCGAAACCGCGGCCGACGAGGCCGACGTGGACGACTGGGAGTTCGTCCTCGAAACGGACTTCCGGTCGTACTGGCTCTGCGCCAAGCACGCGAGGGAGTACATGGACGAGGGCGCCATCGTCAACGTCTCCTCGAACCACGCTCACCTGACGATGCCGAGTCACTTCCCGTACAACGCGGTGAAAGCCGGCATCGACGGGATGACCCGCGCGATGGCGCTCGACTTCGGACCCGACGTCCGTGTGAACACGGTCAATCCGGGCTGGGTCGCCATCGAACGAACGACCGACGGGATGGACCCGGAGTACCGGCGTGAACTGGCGTCCATCCACCCGGTCGGTCGAATCGGAACGCCCGAGGACGTGGCCGGGGCGGTCACCTTCCTTGCCAGCGACGACGCGGCGTTCGTCACGGGAGCGAACCTGCTCGTCGACGGTGGACGCACGGCGGTGATGCAGGACGACACGCTCCCCGACTACCGCGCGCGCCGATAA
- a CDS encoding DUF7344 domain-containing protein encodes MTAPQSLDALFGLLANRRRRYVLYCLSDAGETDLSTDRVAEAVLERERDWDDAPDAAGRNREDAIRTELHHEHLPRLADAGLIDYDSETRTVRNWNDPSLERWVDDESNELPRLRSLFDVGDEADGRSG; translated from the coding sequence ATGACCGCACCGCAGTCGCTCGACGCGCTCTTCGGTCTACTGGCGAACCGCCGCCGACGGTACGTCCTCTACTGCCTCTCGGACGCCGGGGAAACCGACCTCTCGACCGACCGGGTCGCAGAGGCAGTCCTGGAACGCGAGCGGGACTGGGACGACGCCCCGGACGCGGCGGGCCGGAACCGCGAGGACGCGATTCGCACCGAACTCCACCACGAACACCTGCCCCGTCTGGCCGACGCCGGACTCATTGACTACGACTCGGAGACTCGAACGGTTCGCAACTGGAACGACCCGTCGCTCGAACGCTGGGTCGACGACGAGTCGAACGAACTTCCGCGCCTCCGGTCGCTGTTCGACGTCGGGGACGAGGCCGACGGGCGGTCGGGGTGA